The proteins below come from a single Verrucomicrobiia bacterium genomic window:
- a CDS encoding NADH-quinone oxidoreductase subunit H — protein MTWGIVWGLATGLGYALGVLALAPLVDGAMRRVTARLQARQGPPLAQGYWDLLKLLGKEDIEVGVSPVMQRVAVGMGWASVVAVATLVPPGVRPGWGVAGDGILLMYLLVLAGVGTLLAGLAAGSTYSLVGISREMMSLLLLEPLLAMALAMRAVQEGSLRLEVLFGPPGLLGAGPVSGLLLLGVLLAALPALVQRAPFDTTEAETELMDGPMGEYSGPKLALLRWVRMVKLVVYSGLLVMVFAPPPAGWSTAGALLWYWGWVAVLILGVTLVAATHARYRIDQALRRFGIWLGLATIALLLATQGY, from the coding sequence ATGACCTGGGGGATCGTCTGGGGCCTGGCGACGGGATTGGGGTATGCGTTGGGGGTGCTGGCGCTGGCGCCGCTGGTGGACGGCGCGATGCGGCGGGTGACGGCGCGGTTGCAGGCGCGGCAGGGACCGCCCCTGGCGCAGGGGTACTGGGATTTGCTGAAGCTGCTTGGGAAGGAGGACATCGAGGTGGGTGTGAGCCCGGTCATGCAGCGGGTGGCGGTGGGGATGGGCTGGGCGAGTGTGGTGGCGGTGGCGACCCTGGTGCCGCCCGGGGTGAGACCGGGCTGGGGAGTGGCGGGGGACGGCATCCTGCTGATGTACCTGCTGGTGCTGGCGGGGGTGGGAACGTTGCTGGCGGGGCTGGCGGCGGGATCGACCTATTCGCTGGTCGGGATCAGCCGGGAGATGATGAGCCTGCTGTTGCTCGAGCCGCTGCTGGCGATGGCGCTGGCGATGCGGGCGGTGCAGGAGGGGTCGTTGCGGTTGGAAGTGTTGTTTGGTCCGCCCGGTCTGCTGGGGGCGGGTCCGGTGTCGGGACTGCTGCTGCTGGGGGTATTGCTGGCGGCGTTGCCGGCGCTGGTGCAACGGGCGCCGTTCGACACGACGGAAGCGGAGACGGAGTTGATGGACGGGCCGATGGGGGAGTATTCGGGGCCGAAGCTGGCGCTGCTGCGGTGGGTGCGGATGGTGAAGCTGGTGGTGTACAGCGGGCTGCTGGTGATGGTGTTTGCGCCGCCTCCGGCGGGGTGGAGCACGGCCGGGGCGCTGCTGTGGTATTGGGGCTGGGTGGCGGTGTTGATCCTGGGGGTGACGCTGGTGGCGGCGACGCATGCGCGATATCGAATCGACCAGGCGTTGCGCCGGTTTGGAATCTGGCTGGGGCTGGCGACCATCGCCCTGCTGCTGGCCACGCAAGGTTACTGA
- a CDS encoding 4Fe-4S binding protein produces the protein MSWWSKIAEARLGWAAGRVTYGYPAVARPVPAGFRGRPRFDGDRCIGCGGCASNCPAREILVFDPCQEIRILQYLGRRCTFCGRCAEVCPEEAITMSAEFENATAAVGDLRQRLELFMSTCQRCGRCFPPPSPLEALKLRGYRCDDLVSERWVFRSEATLRGQAVVDDVEIDLDDGATPGGGGGGSGDEGRTP, from the coding sequence ATGTCGTGGTGGAGCAAGATCGCGGAAGCCCGGCTGGGCTGGGCGGCGGGACGGGTGACCTACGGTTATCCCGCGGTGGCGCGTCCGGTGCCGGCGGGATTTCGCGGGCGGCCGCGGTTTGATGGCGACCGGTGCATCGGGTGCGGCGGGTGCGCGAGCAACTGTCCGGCGCGGGAGATCCTGGTTTTCGATCCCTGCCAGGAGATCCGGATCCTGCAGTACCTGGGGCGCCGCTGCACCTTTTGCGGGCGTTGTGCGGAGGTGTGTCCGGAGGAGGCCATCACGATGTCGGCCGAGTTCGAGAACGCGACGGCGGCGGTGGGGGATCTGCGGCAGAGGCTCGAACTCTTCATGAGCACCTGCCAGCGGTGCGGGCGTTGTTTCCCGCCGCCCAGCCCGTTGGAAGCGCTGAAGTTGCGGGGGTATCGCTGCGACGACCTGGTTTCCGAACGGTGGGTGTTCCGGTCCGAGGCGACCCTGCGCGGTCAGGCGGTGGTGGACGATGTGGAGATCGACCTGGATGACGGCGCGACGCCAGGGGGCGGCGGGGGCGGGTCCGGCGACGAAGGGAGGACACCATGA
- the nuoB gene encoding NADH-quinone oxidoreductase subunit NuoB, with product MIEALCRKMFGRSLWVYHANSGGCNGCDIEVLNVLAPHHDAERFGIRLVASPRHADVMLCQGPAMRATARALRRAYDAMPAPKLVFAIGSCAGGGGIWFDSYPVLGPVEKVVPVNYYIPGCPPRPEAILYGVALALGLVEAKAVPVAFRQLVLPVPRYHPEDVEGSGPTSVYRKAENGASWSGG from the coding sequence ATGATCGAGGCCCTGTGCCGGAAGATGTTTGGGAGATCGCTGTGGGTGTATCACGCCAACAGCGGGGGCTGCAACGGGTGCGACATCGAAGTGCTGAACGTGCTGGCGCCACACCACGATGCGGAGCGGTTCGGGATCCGGCTGGTGGCATCGCCGCGGCATGCGGACGTGATGTTGTGCCAGGGGCCGGCGATGCGGGCGACGGCCCGGGCGCTGCGACGGGCGTATGACGCGATGCCGGCTCCGAAGCTGGTGTTTGCGATCGGGTCGTGTGCGGGCGGTGGGGGGATCTGGTTCGACAGCTACCCGGTGCTGGGGCCGGTCGAGAAGGTGGTGCCGGTGAACTACTACATTCCCGGGTGTCCGCCGCGGCCGGAGGCGATCCTGTACGGCGTGGCGCTGGCCTTGGGGTTGGTGGAGGCGAAGGCGGTGCCGGTGGCGTTCCGGCAGCTGGTGTTGCCGGTGCCGAGGTATCATCCGGAGGACGTCGAGGGGAGCGGTCCGACCTCGGTGTACCGCAAGGCGGAGAACGGTGCATCGTGGAGCGGTGGGTGA
- a CDS encoding DUF4080 domain-containing protein — protein MPDILLATLNARYIHASFGLRYLLANLGELHSRTALLEFDIHQSPLEIVESILARHPRLVGLGVYIWNVRPTLEVVALLKRLRPEIRVVLGGPEVSHEGEQQEIVALADHTIAGEADLAFAPLCRTLLGLPLPDGTPAPAQADRPPRIVAAPLPDLNRLELPYDLYTDADLAHRVIYVEASRGCPFSCEFCLSSLDIPVRQFPLDRFLGAMGRLLDRGARQFKFVDRTFNLNLATSRAILRFFRERWRDGLFLHFEMIPDRLPEPLRQEIAAFPPGALQFEVGIQSFNPDVCARIQRRQDVARLENNLRFLRAETGVHVHADLIAGLPGETLDSFAAGFDRLVALGPQEIQFGILKRLRGTPIARHDHDWAMRYNPLPPYDILENRDLDFPTLQRLRRFARYWDLVSNSGRFPNTLPLVWADAASPFHQFLAWSDWLHAETGQTHAIALDRLARLLHRWLIQQRLLPPDAVRQAMIHDWNRLGRRDLPPWLAPEESSASSEPSPPVRPNAAGRHPARRQKRHLAGSSGTMRNPSVPPRTSPPPPE, from the coding sequence ATGCCGGACATCCTGCTCGCCACGCTGAACGCCCGCTATATCCACGCGTCCTTCGGATTGCGTTACCTGCTGGCCAACCTCGGCGAACTGCACTCCCGGACCGCCCTCCTCGAATTCGACATCCACCAATCTCCCCTCGAAATCGTCGAGTCCATCCTCGCACGCCATCCCCGCCTCGTCGGCCTCGGTGTCTATATCTGGAATGTCCGCCCCACCCTCGAAGTGGTCGCCCTCCTCAAACGCCTCCGCCCCGAAATCCGGGTCGTTCTCGGCGGCCCCGAAGTTTCCCACGAGGGTGAGCAGCAGGAAATCGTCGCGCTCGCCGACCACACGATTGCCGGCGAAGCCGATCTCGCCTTCGCCCCGCTCTGCCGCACCCTGCTGGGTCTCCCCCTTCCCGACGGCACCCCCGCCCCCGCCCAGGCCGACCGGCCTCCCCGCATCGTCGCCGCACCCCTTCCGGACCTCAACCGACTCGAACTCCCTTACGACCTCTACACCGACGCCGACCTCGCCCACCGCGTCATCTACGTCGAAGCCTCACGGGGCTGCCCGTTCTCCTGCGAGTTCTGCCTCTCCTCCCTGGACATCCCGGTGCGCCAGTTCCCCCTCGACCGGTTCCTCGGGGCGATGGGACGTCTCCTCGACCGCGGTGCGCGCCAGTTCAAGTTTGTGGACCGCACCTTCAACCTCAACCTCGCCACCAGCCGGGCGATCCTCCGCTTCTTCCGCGAACGGTGGCGCGACGGGCTCTTCCTTCATTTCGAGATGATCCCGGACCGGCTCCCGGAACCGCTCCGCCAGGAGATCGCCGCCTTCCCGCCGGGCGCCCTCCAATTCGAGGTCGGAATCCAGTCCTTCAACCCCGACGTCTGTGCCCGCATTCAACGCCGCCAGGATGTCGCCCGGCTGGAAAACAACCTCCGCTTCCTCCGGGCGGAAACCGGCGTCCACGTCCATGCCGACCTGATCGCCGGACTGCCGGGCGAAACCCTCGACAGCTTCGCCGCCGGGTTCGATCGCCTGGTCGCCCTCGGCCCGCAGGAGATCCAGTTCGGCATCCTGAAGCGCCTTCGCGGAACGCCCATCGCCCGCCACGACCACGACTGGGCCATGCGCTACAATCCCCTCCCTCCCTACGACATTCTCGAGAATCGCGATCTCGACTTCCCGACACTCCAGCGCCTGCGCCGCTTCGCCCGCTACTGGGATCTGGTCTCCAACAGCGGCCGCTTTCCCAACACCCTCCCCCTCGTCTGGGCGGATGCCGCGTCGCCCTTCCACCAGTTCCTCGCCTGGAGCGACTGGCTCCATGCCGAGACGGGCCAGACTCACGCGATCGCCCTCGATCGACTCGCCCGCCTCTTGCACCGATGGCTCATCCAGCAGCGCCTCCTTCCGCCGGACGCGGTCCGCCAGGCCATGATCCACGACTGGAACCGCCTCGGCCGGCGCGACCTCCCCCCATGGTTGGCCCCCGAAGAATCGTCAGCCTCCTCCGAACCCTCCCCGCCGGTTCGCCCCAACGCCGCCGGCCGTCATCCCGCCAGACGCCAGAAACGGCACCTCGCCGGCAGCTCGGGAACCATGCGAAACCCATCCGTACCCCCTCGAACCTCCCCGCCCCCCCCGGAATGA
- a CDS encoding zinc-dependent metalloprotease: MTLSGAAQQPPGGDGASGSSGPAGRPAQAERQPDFPPHTEVLKDYELVVSSIDRTPSLMQLWVRRKDHQVLAVLPDKYEQRRFFMALTVASGGPFAGLQAGSRYVYWKRVDKRLMLVMPQLSVRSTGEAESKASVQRLFTDRVIADVPILAMVPGQGPVIDLDALLVGEAGKFFGSTAAGIRANLAVIKTAKAFPGNVEVAFEAPMGDGTLRTLHYSISEIVPNPAYKPRVADTRVGYFTTSFSDLGKYQAEEMQVRYINRWHLEKADPSLKVSPPKNPIVFYIEHTTPIRYRRWVREGVLMWNKAFERVGFANAIEVYYQDATTGAHMEKDPEDVRYNFVRWLNNDIGTAIGPSRVNPLTGQILDADIILTDGWIRHYWRQFNEVVPRLAMEGMSPETLAWLQTRPQWDPRVRLASPANRAATMAFLMARGVQAYGGHPLALAGGEELSGPNEYDGLLGHTSQFNGHCQAADCKALDMAVMRFAFELLPEEFVAVPPSARGGGEVTGKKEETLLDGVPEWFVGPLLAELVAHEVGHTLGLRHNFKASSIYTLEQINSPEVAGKKPFAGSVMDYLPVNIYSWEDREKQGDYGMIDIGPYDHWAIEYGYSLSDKPEDLAAILKRASEPELQYATDEDTSGPDPLARRYDFAADPLNYAQRQMELARFHRGRLIEQFVKDGQSWSRARHGYEMTLALQTRSLGFMSGWLGGAFVNRDKKGDPGDRAPIEVVPVEDQREALRFLLETTFRDSEYGLTPDLLRRMTVDKWLEDYSRAMQAPTWPVHDRIMGIQSMVLTRLMNPGTMGRVYDNEFLTPSAEDMITLPELLRTIESEIWSELNPMEGRFSEREPMISSLRRNLQREYVDRLIDLSMPSSWGQAAHRPIANLALMHLRDLSARIGSVLQGRQDRMDAYSKAHLGEARLRIDKAVDAGYLLNAGSMGGMGQVILILGQTNAPVAVPSLP, encoded by the coding sequence ATGACGTTGTCCGGGGCGGCCCAGCAACCGCCCGGAGGTGACGGGGCGTCCGGGTCCTCCGGGCCGGCGGGACGGCCGGCGCAGGCGGAGCGGCAGCCGGATTTCCCGCCGCACACGGAAGTGCTCAAGGACTACGAGCTGGTGGTGTCGTCGATCGACCGGACGCCGAGCCTGATGCAGCTCTGGGTGCGTCGGAAGGACCATCAGGTGCTTGCGGTGCTGCCGGACAAGTACGAGCAGCGGCGGTTTTTCATGGCCTTGACGGTGGCGTCGGGCGGGCCGTTTGCGGGGCTGCAGGCGGGGAGCCGGTACGTGTACTGGAAGCGGGTGGACAAGCGGTTGATGCTGGTGATGCCGCAGTTGTCGGTTCGTTCGACGGGGGAGGCGGAATCGAAGGCGAGCGTGCAGCGATTGTTCACGGACCGGGTGATCGCGGACGTGCCGATTCTGGCGATGGTGCCGGGGCAGGGGCCGGTGATCGATCTGGATGCGTTGCTGGTGGGGGAGGCCGGGAAGTTTTTCGGGTCCACGGCGGCGGGGATCCGGGCGAACCTGGCGGTGATCAAGACGGCGAAGGCGTTTCCGGGCAATGTCGAGGTGGCCTTCGAGGCGCCGATGGGGGACGGCACGCTGCGGACGCTGCACTATTCGATCAGCGAGATCGTGCCGAATCCGGCGTACAAGCCGCGGGTGGCGGACACGCGGGTGGGATACTTCACGACCAGTTTTTCGGATCTTGGGAAGTACCAGGCGGAGGAGATGCAGGTGCGGTACATCAACCGGTGGCATCTGGAGAAGGCCGATCCGTCGCTGAAGGTGAGTCCGCCGAAGAACCCGATCGTGTTTTACATCGAGCACACCACGCCGATCCGGTACCGGCGCTGGGTGCGGGAAGGCGTGTTGATGTGGAACAAGGCCTTTGAACGGGTGGGCTTCGCGAACGCCATCGAGGTCTATTACCAGGACGCCACGACGGGCGCGCACATGGAGAAGGACCCCGAGGATGTGCGGTACAACTTCGTGCGGTGGCTCAACAACGACATCGGGACGGCGATCGGGCCGAGCCGGGTGAACCCGTTGACGGGCCAGATCCTCGATGCCGACATCATCCTGACGGACGGCTGGATCCGGCACTACTGGCGGCAGTTCAACGAGGTGGTGCCGCGTCTGGCGATGGAGGGGATGAGCCCCGAGACCCTGGCGTGGCTGCAGACGCGGCCCCAGTGGGATCCGCGGGTACGGCTGGCGTCGCCGGCAAACCGGGCGGCGACCATGGCCTTCCTGATGGCGCGTGGGGTGCAGGCCTACGGGGGGCATCCGCTGGCACTGGCGGGGGGGGAGGAGTTGTCGGGTCCGAACGAGTACGACGGGTTGCTGGGACACACCAGCCAGTTCAACGGGCATTGCCAGGCGGCGGACTGCAAGGCGCTGGACATGGCGGTGATGCGGTTCGCCTTCGAACTCCTGCCTGAAGAGTTCGTGGCCGTGCCGCCTTCCGCGCGCGGAGGCGGGGAGGTGACGGGGAAGAAGGAGGAGACGCTGCTGGACGGCGTGCCGGAGTGGTTTGTGGGTCCGCTGCTGGCGGAACTGGTGGCGCACGAGGTGGGGCACACGCTCGGGTTGCGCCACAACTTCAAGGCCTCGAGCATCTACACGCTGGAACAGATCAACAGCCCGGAGGTCGCCGGCAAGAAGCCGTTTGCGGGGTCGGTGATGGACTACCTGCCGGTGAACATTTACTCGTGGGAGGATCGCGAGAAGCAGGGGGACTACGGGATGATCGACATCGGGCCGTACGATCACTGGGCCATCGAGTACGGATACTCCTTGTCCGACAAGCCCGAGGATCTCGCGGCGATCCTGAAGCGGGCCTCCGAACCGGAACTGCAGTATGCGACGGACGAGGACACGTCCGGCCCCGATCCGCTGGCACGGCGGTACGATTTCGCGGCCGATCCGTTGAACTATGCGCAAAGGCAGATGGAACTGGCCCGATTCCACCGGGGCCGGTTGATCGAGCAATTCGTCAAGGATGGCCAGAGCTGGTCGCGGGCGCGTCATGGGTACGAAATGACCCTGGCGTTGCAGACCCGGTCGCTCGGCTTCATGTCGGGCTGGCTGGGCGGCGCCTTTGTCAATCGGGACAAGAAGGGGGATCCGGGCGATCGGGCCCCGATCGAGGTGGTGCCGGTGGAGGATCAGCGGGAGGCGCTGCGGTTCCTGCTGGAGACGACCTTTCGCGATTCGGAGTACGGGTTGACGCCGGATCTGCTGCGGCGGATGACGGTGGACAAGTGGCTGGAGGATTACTCGCGGGCGATGCAGGCGCCGACGTGGCCGGTGCATGACCGGATCATGGGGATTCAGTCGATGGTGCTGACCCGGCTGATGAATCCGGGAACGATGGGGCGGGTGTATGACAACGAATTCCTGACACCGTCGGCCGAGGACATGATCACGCTGCCGGAACTGCTGAGGACCATCGAGAGCGAGATCTGGTCGGAACTGAACCCGATGGAGGGGCGGTTCAGCGAGCGCGAGCCGATGATCTCGAGCCTGCGCCGGAATCTGCAGCGGGAGTACGTGGACCGGTTGATCGATCTGAGCATGCCGAGTTCGTGGGGGCAGGCGGCGCATCGGCCGATCGCCAACCTGGCGCTCATGCACCTGCGCGATCTCAGTGCGCGGATCGGGTCGGTGCTGCAGGGGAGGCAGGACCGCATGGATGCCTATTCGAAGGCGCACCTGGGCGAGGCCCGGTTGCGCATCGACAAGGCGGTCGATGCTGGCTACCTGCTCAACGCGGGCTCGATGGGGGGCATGGGTCAGGTGATCCTGATCCTGGGCCAGACCAACGCCCCGGTGGCGGTACCGTCGCTGCCTTAG
- the folK gene encoding 2-amino-4-hydroxy-6-hydroxymethyldihydropteridine diphosphokinase, which produces MTAPVVVAIGSNSDDPVAQVRRALGRLAALSPGTFLASSLWESSPVDCPPGSPPFVNAVVRFDPPQDLSPESLLDLLLNWESEAGRRRGPVPHAPRPLDLDLIAFGLERRATPRLTLPHPRAHRRRFVLQPLSEIAPDLVLPGWTASTRNLLAALEGDEVLRRLPDP; this is translated from the coding sequence GTGACCGCCCCGGTCGTCGTTGCCATCGGTTCGAACAGCGACGACCCCGTCGCCCAGGTCCGCCGCGCCCTCGGCCGCCTCGCGGCGCTCTCCCCCGGGACGTTCCTCGCCTCGTCGCTCTGGGAATCATCCCCGGTCGATTGCCCGCCCGGCTCGCCACCCTTCGTCAATGCCGTCGTCCGATTCGACCCTCCCCAGGACCTCTCCCCGGAGTCTCTCCTGGACCTCCTCCTGAACTGGGAATCCGAGGCCGGCCGCCGCCGTGGTCCGGTGCCCCATGCGCCACGCCCCCTCGACCTCGACCTGATCGCCTTCGGCCTGGAACGCCGCGCCACCCCGCGCCTCACCCTGCCCCACCCGCGAGCCCATCGGCGCCGGTTCGTCCTCCAACCCCTCAGCGAAATCGCCCCCGACCTCGTGCTGCCCGGCTGGACCGCGTCCACCCGCAACCTCCTCGCCGCCCTGGAAGGCGACGAGGTGCTGAGGCGATTGCCCGATCCCTGA
- a CDS encoding radical SAM protein yields the protein MCRELRPLRRIWSAAVTLDVTDDPSVVREMALAGCTGVFIGFESLSDTNLAEARKRTPRTEDYARRVRLLHDHGIQVNGSFVLGFDQDRREVFRTLAEWIEATRLECATFHILTPYPGTPLYRQLEGEGRILHREWALYDTGHVVFRPRHLSPEELASGYDWLYRRTFSLTSIWRRRPSGMAAMAPYLAMSLLYKRSNRLWHWLIRNRLVHAAWAPLVQWTRWRHVRFRERLAAGMEAGELRLPRARGSVVSAGV from the coding sequence TTGTGCCGGGAGCTCCGGCCGCTGAGGCGCATCTGGAGCGCGGCGGTCACACTGGATGTCACCGATGACCCGTCGGTGGTCCGGGAGATGGCCCTGGCGGGATGCACCGGCGTGTTCATCGGGTTTGAGTCCCTGTCGGACACCAATCTTGCCGAGGCGCGCAAGCGGACACCGCGCACGGAGGACTATGCGCGGCGGGTGCGCCTCCTTCACGATCACGGCATTCAGGTCAATGGAAGCTTCGTGCTGGGCTTTGACCAGGATCGACGGGAGGTCTTCAGGACCCTGGCGGAATGGATCGAGGCGACCCGGCTGGAGTGCGCCACCTTCCACATTCTCACGCCCTATCCCGGGACGCCCCTGTACCGGCAGCTCGAAGGCGAGGGCCGGATCCTGCACCGGGAGTGGGCGCTCTATGACACCGGCCATGTGGTGTTCCGGCCGCGGCATCTCAGTCCGGAGGAACTCGCGTCGGGTTATGACTGGCTCTACCGGCGGACGTTTTCGCTGACGTCCATCTGGCGGCGGCGTCCGTCGGGCATGGCGGCAATGGCGCCCTACCTGGCGATGAGCCTGCTGTACAAACGTTCCAACCGGCTCTGGCACTGGCTGATCCGGAACCGCCTGGTCCATGCGGCCTGGGCTCCCCTGGTGCAATGGACTCGATGGCGGCATGTCCGGTTCCGGGAGCGCCTGGCCGCCGGGATGGAAGCAGGGGAATTGCGGCTTCCGCGGGCCCGCGGATCCGTGGTGTCGGCCGGGGTGTGA
- a CDS encoding DUF1593 domain-containing protein: protein MLPFALFLLLTAGPTSFGQTPNPPGGALAGERYRVIVSTDIGGSDPDDFQSMVHYLVYADLFDTEGLIASPPHGGRKAHLLEVLDAYEADYPRLKQRSERFPAPDALRAVTRQGAVDAAPAAGYSNPTDGSRWIIERARADDPRPLWVLVWGSITDVAQALHDDPGIKPKLRVYFISSWNRRMDQAARDYVVQQHPDLWLIEADTTFRGMYVGGDHRGDLGNREFVTRHVRHQGALGDLFFARKADIKMGDTPSVLYLLRGNPDDPTGESWGGAFVQPNPTRPYWTDNPDPALREGNYPGARTVNRWREAYLRDWQHRLPGSHL, encoded by the coding sequence ATGCTGCCTTTTGCCCTGTTCCTCCTGCTCACCGCCGGTCCGACGTCGTTCGGCCAGACCCCCAACCCGCCCGGCGGCGCCCTCGCCGGCGAACGCTACCGCGTCATCGTCTCCACCGACATCGGGGGCTCCGACCCGGACGATTTCCAGTCCATGGTCCACTACCTGGTCTATGCCGATCTGTTCGACACGGAGGGCTTGATCGCCTCGCCCCCCCATGGCGGTCGGAAAGCGCACCTTCTCGAAGTGCTCGATGCCTACGAGGCCGACTACCCGCGCCTAAAACAGCGTTCGGAGCGTTTCCCAGCCCCAGACGCGTTGCGGGCCGTCACCCGGCAGGGTGCGGTGGACGCGGCCCCGGCCGCCGGTTACTCCAACCCGACCGACGGATCCCGTTGGATCATCGAGCGCGCCCGCGCCGACGACCCGCGTCCGCTCTGGGTGCTGGTGTGGGGCTCGATCACCGACGTGGCCCAGGCCCTGCACGACGATCCCGGCATCAAACCCAAACTGCGCGTGTACTTCATCAGCTCGTGGAACCGCCGCATGGATCAAGCCGCGCGCGACTACGTGGTCCAACAGCACCCGGACCTCTGGCTCATCGAGGCGGACACGACCTTTCGCGGGATGTATGTGGGAGGGGACCACAGGGGCGATCTCGGCAACCGCGAGTTCGTCACCCGCCACGTTCGCCATCAGGGCGCCCTCGGCGACCTCTTCTTCGCCAGGAAGGCGGACATCAAGATGGGCGACACGCCGTCGGTCCTCTACCTGCTGCGCGGCAACCCGGACGATCCGACCGGCGAAAGCTGGGGCGGCGCGTTTGTGCAACCCAACCCCACCCGCCCCTACTGGACCGACAATCCCGACCCGGCCCTGCGGGAGGGGAACTACCCCGGGGCCAGAACCGTGAACCGCTGGCGCGAAGCCTACCTCCGCGACTGGCAGCACCGCCTCCCGGGGTCACATCTCTGA
- a CDS encoding DUF4038 domain-containing protein, with protein MNARFPSSFLVFLGVLFLVRPATLAQAPTSAPQWQEVELTFTASRDTPNPYTEVLAWVDFTHDDGARIRRPMFWDGARTFRVRFASTHSEGTWHWRSASAPEDPGLHGHTGTLLAAAGRTGSDATVFERHGLWSIPPGGRNLLHADGTPRLLCADTPWALPWRATPDQAQTYARDRHAKGFNAALLMTVQPDMKATGPRSRTEDLGFDVGFEDLPEGTLRRPRPEYFRRFDELAAILVAHGIAPVYQPVFHGYGWNGRQVAGNVVSAGDYARYCRYLVARYGARPALWLVGGDGPATHPHVLEQLDLAGRTTRDWDAYRQPVGIHYSPHALNRTHQDRDWLDFQWCQTGHNGEHVPERVADMWRNLPVKAVANGEPTYENIGRTGRGAGWWQGHEAWLNLTAGGTMGVVYGAASLWQWRLHAREPDHADWCTAPDAGWREALDFEGSLYPGIMARIFEGLPLAGMEPNWIYTYGRRGLAVPGKLFVLYLPEGGSTAILSLDVPRPYRVFDPRTGLVLRHDRLPDTTTAQVHSGSPNEPRVLVFLAD; from the coding sequence ATGAACGCGCGATTCCCATCCTCCTTCCTGGTTTTCCTCGGCGTACTCTTCCTGGTCCGCCCCGCCACCTTGGCACAAGCCCCCACCTCCGCCCCGCAATGGCAGGAGGTCGAACTCACCTTCACCGCCTCGCGCGACACCCCCAATCCCTACACCGAAGTGCTGGCCTGGGTGGACTTCACCCACGACGACGGCGCCCGCATCCGGCGGCCGATGTTCTGGGATGGCGCCCGCACCTTCCGAGTCCGCTTTGCCTCGACCCACTCCGAAGGCACCTGGCACTGGCGGTCGGCGTCCGCCCCTGAGGATCCCGGTCTCCACGGCCATACCGGAACGTTGCTCGCCGCAGCCGGGCGCACCGGATCCGATGCCACCGTCTTCGAGCGCCATGGCCTCTGGAGCATCCCGCCCGGCGGCCGGAACCTCCTCCACGCGGACGGCACCCCACGACTCCTGTGTGCGGATACGCCCTGGGCCCTGCCCTGGAGGGCCACGCCCGACCAGGCACAAACCTACGCCCGCGACCGCCACGCCAAGGGTTTCAACGCCGCCCTCCTGATGACCGTTCAACCCGACATGAAAGCCACCGGCCCACGATCGCGCACCGAAGACCTGGGCTTCGATGTCGGGTTCGAGGATCTCCCCGAAGGCACCCTCAGACGCCCGCGACCGGAATACTTCCGGAGGTTCGACGAACTCGCCGCCATCCTTGTGGCCCACGGCATCGCTCCGGTGTACCAACCGGTCTTCCACGGCTACGGATGGAACGGCCGCCAGGTCGCCGGCAACGTGGTCAGCGCCGGGGACTACGCCCGCTATTGCCGATACCTGGTCGCCCGCTACGGCGCCCGACCTGCCCTCTGGCTCGTGGGGGGCGACGGACCCGCCACCCATCCGCATGTTCTGGAACAGCTCGATCTGGCCGGTCGAACCACCCGGGACTGGGATGCCTACCGCCAGCCTGTCGGCATCCACTACTCGCCTCACGCCCTCAACCGCACTCACCAGGACCGGGACTGGCTCGACTTCCAATGGTGCCAGACCGGCCACAACGGCGAACATGTGCCCGAGCGCGTCGCCGACATGTGGCGCAACCTGCCGGTCAAGGCCGTCGCCAACGGAGAACCAACCTATGAGAACATCGGCCGCACCGGCCGAGGCGCCGGCTGGTGGCAGGGCCACGAAGCCTGGCTCAACCTCACCGCCGGCGGCACCATGGGCGTGGTCTATGGCGCGGCCAGCCTCTGGCAATGGCGCCTCCACGCCAGGGAACCCGACCATGCCGACTGGTGCACCGCCCCGGACGCCGGCTGGCGCGAGGCGCTCGACTTCGAGGGCTCCCTCTACCCTGGCATCATGGCAAGGATCTTCGAGGGACTGCCCCTGGCCGGCATGGAACCGAACTGGATCTACACCTACGGCCGCCGTGGTCTGGCCGTGCCCGGCAAGCTCTTCGTGCTCTACCTGCCCGAGGGCGGCTCCACGGCCATCCTCTCCCTCGACGTGCCCCGCCCCTATCGCGTGTTCGATCCCCGCACCGGCCTCGTCCTCCGGCACGACCGCCTGCCCGACACGACGACCGCCCAGGTCCACAGCGGCTCGCCCAATGAACCGCGCGTCCTGGTCTTTCTTGCCGACTGA